In Maridesulfovibrio bastinii DSM 16055, a single genomic region encodes these proteins:
- a CDS encoding response regulator transcription factor, which yields MNKILLIDDDPELGELLSSYLGDEGYDLESCCTAQSGLKAFKKGDHDLVILDIILPDLSGLNVLGKIRAESSVPVLMLTGKGEEVDRVVGLEMGADDYICKPFPLRELLARMRAALRRAFPPPLTEDPSVPPLKGQLRIGNIIVNLDTRSVLVNGEPTHFTAAEYCIIELLATNCGKLVEREKLMESALGRSADFDDYVLNVHMSNLRRKAGSSVSIKTIRGRGYMMTARNQAEA from the coding sequence ATGAATAAAATCTTATTGATTGATGATGACCCGGAACTGGGTGAACTTCTGAGTTCTTACCTTGGTGATGAGGGATATGACCTTGAATCATGTTGTACTGCCCAGAGTGGATTGAAAGCTTTTAAAAAGGGAGACCATGATCTTGTGATACTGGATATTATTCTTCCTGACTTAAGTGGACTGAATGTTCTTGGTAAAATTAGGGCGGAATCAAGTGTTCCAGTATTAATGTTAACCGGAAAAGGTGAAGAGGTTGACCGTGTTGTCGGGCTTGAAATGGGAGCCGATGACTATATCTGCAAACCTTTCCCCTTGCGTGAATTGTTAGCCCGAATGAGAGCAGCGCTTCGCAGGGCATTTCCACCACCATTAACTGAAGATCCTTCAGTCCCACCTTTGAAAGGGCAGTTGAGAATCGGAAATATTATCGTAAATCTCGATACTCGCAGTGTTCTTGTTAATGGTGAACCAACTCATTTTACTGCAGCGGAGTATTGTATAATAGAATTGCTTGCCACTAATTGCGGTAAACTTGTTGAAAGAGAAAAATTGATGGAATCAGCACTTGGTCGAAGTGCTGACTTTGACGACTATGTTCTCAATGTCCATATGAGCAACTTAAGAAGAAAGGCCGGTAGTTCTGTAAGTATTAAAACTATCAGAGGACGCGGATATATGATGACCGCCAGAAATCAGGCTGAAGCATGA